From the Nodularia sp. NIES-3585 genome, one window contains:
- a CDS encoding glycosyltransferase family 4 protein — MHILMLSSTFPYPPTRGGTQVRTFNLLKYLSQRHDITLVTQRDAYGELRDRDVTETEIAELRDCVNHLVVFNRPPESGSASGIIKKIQRLSQFWLEGTPPSVLSRYSVEMQAWIDNFVQEQKCDVITCEHSVNEIYVRSHYQKSLRTIVNIHSSVYGSCLNQLATGVSENRLRDQINLPLLRRYEQRYGAKFSGLVVTTEDDKSQLEKFHPQSEITIIPNGVDLLTFPNRTTDPGGYKLVFIGAMDNLANIDAVCFFTNQVLPEIQQLYPQTTFDIVGSRPAPEVLALTQQPGVNVTGKVPSMVDYLHKSTVCVVPMRTGFGIKNKTLEAMAAGVPVVASDRGLEGLAIDTPIRALRANKPADYVTAISQLFENSQLRDQLSHNGRQLVETEFTWEIAGKRYEQVCLGDNNQQ, encoded by the coding sequence ATGCACATCTTAATGCTGTCTTCTACCTTTCCCTATCCGCCAACACGGGGGGGAACTCAAGTTAGGACGTTTAATTTACTCAAATATTTGAGCCAACGTCATGATATCACCCTCGTGACTCAACGCGATGCCTACGGCGAGCTGCGCGATCGCGATGTGACGGAGACAGAAATTGCCGAATTGCGAGACTGCGTAAATCATCTCGTTGTATTTAATCGTCCCCCAGAATCTGGATCTGCATCGGGAATAATCAAGAAAATACAGCGTTTGAGCCAGTTTTGGCTAGAGGGAACCCCACCCAGCGTACTCAGCCGCTACTCAGTGGAGATGCAAGCATGGATTGATAACTTTGTCCAGGAGCAAAAATGTGATGTGATTACCTGCGAACATAGTGTTAATGAAATTTATGTGCGATCGCATTATCAGAAATCTCTCAGAACTATAGTCAATATTCATAGTTCTGTCTATGGTAGTTGTCTGAACCAGTTAGCAACAGGCGTTTCCGAAAATAGGCTACGAGATCAAATTAATTTGCCGCTTTTACGTCGTTATGAACAAAGATATGGCGCGAAATTTTCAGGGCTAGTTGTCACTACAGAAGATGATAAAAGTCAACTCGAAAAATTTCATCCTCAGAGTGAAATAACAATTATTCCCAATGGAGTTGATTTGCTGACATTTCCTAACCGTACCACCGATCCCGGAGGATATAAATTAGTATTTATTGGTGCAATGGATAATTTAGCAAACATTGATGCCGTCTGCTTCTTCACCAATCAAGTTTTACCAGAAATTCAACAGCTTTATCCCCAAACAACTTTTGATATTGTCGGTTCTCGTCCTGCGCCGGAAGTTTTAGCACTCACACAACAACCAGGAGTTAATGTCACGGGAAAAGTGCCTTCAATGGTAGATTATTTACACAAATCAACAGTGTGTGTTGTGCCGATGCGGACAGGCTTTGGGATTAAAAATAAAACTTTAGAAGCAATGGCTGCTGGTGTGCCTGTAGTGGCAAGCGATCGCGGTTTAGAAGGACTAGCTATAGATACACCCATCCGGGCATTACGCGCCAATAAACCAGCCGATTACGTCACCGCCATTAGTCAACTCTTTGAGAATTCCCAACTGCGTGATCAATTGTCCCATAACGGTAGACAACTAGTAGAAACCGAATTCACCTGGGAGATAGCAGGAAAACGTTATGAACAAGTTTGTTTGGGAGACAATAATCAACAATAG
- a CDS encoding PAS domain-containing protein yields MNIEQFIQSAEALHSRLADLYQTASVLPWIPPELLPQAFKELYSTSKMVQLAAEELYLQNEELSKTRNWLETERQHYQDLFEFAPDGYLITNAEGIIQEANLAAAQLLNVSRQLLVGKPIVNFVRLEERQPFRCELSQLCQTDRVRELLVRLQQNHGESFDAALTVAVVRNQQGKVNSLRWLLRNINERHQKKTELIDKDSDLIQDRPVQKHSKGETILLNPLVVWYVRQGLVKLNTFCETGEEVLIGLATQDMVFGSNMTSLPIYQATALSDVELVSINVTEIAVNPILSHILLPKINQRLQQTECFLVIAGKRRVEERLYHLLQLLKQQIGESVAGGTRLSVRLTHEDIASACCTTRVTITRLMGKLQQEGLISFDSKKYIILKD; encoded by the coding sequence GTGAACATAGAACAATTCATTCAAAGCGCAGAAGCATTGCACAGCCGTTTAGCAGATTTGTACCAAACCGCTAGCGTCTTACCTTGGATTCCGCCAGAATTGCTGCCCCAGGCTTTTAAGGAACTCTACAGTACCTCCAAAATGGTGCAATTAGCGGCAGAGGAACTTTATCTGCAAAATGAGGAACTGAGCAAAACCCGAAATTGGCTAGAAACTGAACGCCAACACTACCAAGATTTATTCGAGTTTGCACCAGATGGTTATTTAATCACAAATGCCGAAGGAATTATCCAAGAAGCTAATCTAGCCGCAGCCCAATTGCTAAACGTTTCCAGGCAATTACTCGTAGGCAAACCAATAGTTAATTTTGTCCGCCTTGAAGAAAGACAACCCTTTCGCTGTGAACTCAGTCAGCTATGCCAGACGGATAGAGTCAGAGAGTTATTAGTGCGACTGCAACAAAATCACGGGGAGTCTTTTGACGCAGCTTTGACAGTGGCTGTAGTGCGTAATCAACAGGGCAAAGTAAACTCCCTGCGTTGGCTATTGCGTAATATCAATGAACGTCATCAAAAGAAAACAGAACTTATTGACAAAGACAGTGATCTAATTCAGGATCGGCCTGTACAGAAACATAGCAAAGGAGAGACTATTCTCCTCAATCCTTTAGTCGTTTGGTATGTTCGCCAGGGCTTAGTTAAGCTCAATACTTTTTGTGAAACAGGCGAAGAAGTATTGATAGGATTAGCTACACAAGATATGGTTTTTGGTTCTAACATGACCTCTCTGCCAATTTATCAGGCCACAGCCCTATCAGATGTCGAATTAGTTTCAATTAACGTCACAGAAATAGCAGTAAACCCAATTTTGAGCCATATTCTGTTACCAAAAATCAATCAACGCTTACAACAGACAGAATGTTTTTTAGTGATTGCTGGTAAGCGGCGGGTGGAAGAAAGACTTTACCATCTATTGCAACTTTTAAAGCAACAAATTGGTGAGTCTGTAGCAGGAGGAACTCGCTTAAGTGTTCGCTTAACTCATGAAGATATTGCTAGTGCTTGCTGTACTACCAGAGTGACAATTACCCGATTGATGGGAAAATTACAACAAGAAGGTTTAATTAGTTTTGACTCGAAAAAATATATTATTTTGAAAGATTAA